Proteins co-encoded in one Aspergillus flavus chromosome 2, complete sequence genomic window:
- a CDS encoding putative RNA exonuclease Rex2: MPLARSFDPLVWIDCEMTGLDSEKDQIIQVCCFVTDANLQLLDPHGFETVIHASKTTMDNMSQWCIDTHGRTGLTAAVLASTVTPESAASELLAYIQRYVPQPRTALLAGNSVHADKAFLSRGPYAKVLEWLHYRILDVSTLKEAARRWAADELLAAVPRKKEVHLAKDDILESIEEMRFYKERLFGSEGK, encoded by the exons ATGCCATTGGCACGCTCATTCGATCCACTAGTGTGGATAGACTGCGAA ATGACAGGCCTGGATTCCGAAAAGGACCAAATCATCCAAGTGTGCTGCTTCGTCACGGACGCCAACCTCCAACTCCTCGATCCCCACGGCTTCGAAACCGTCATCCACGCCTCCAAGACCACCATGGACAACATGTCACAATGGTGCATTGACACTCATGGCCGTACGGGATTAACCGCCGCCGTCCTCGCCTCCACCGTCACACCTGAATCTGCTGCCTCCGAGCTACTGGCGTACATTCAACGATATGTGCCCCAGCCGCGCACGGCGCTGTTGGCGGGAAATAGCGTACATGCGGACAAGGCTTTCTTGTCGCGGGGTCCCTATGCGAAGGTCCTAGAATGGTTGCATTATCGGATCTTGGATGTGAGCACCCTCAAGGAGGCAGCGAGACGATGGGCTGCGGATGAGTTGTTGGCTGCTGTGCCTAGGAAGAAGGAGGTGCATTTGGCGAAGGATGATATTTTAGAAAGCATTGAGGAAATGCGATTCTATAAGGAGAGGCTGTTTGGGAGTGAAGGAAAATGA
- a CDS encoding phosphoglucomutase PgmA (Phosphoglucomutase), which yields MSIQTVSFQSFTDQKPGTSGLRKKVKVFQQPNYSESFITSILLSIPEGAKDAFLVIGGDGRYYNPEAIQKIAKISAAYGVKKLLVGQNGILSTPAASNLIRVRKATGGILLTASHNPGGPNADFGIKYNLSNGAPAPETVTNKIYETSKTLTSYNYAEIPELDLSSIGSKTYGPLEVEVVHSTSDYVKMMKEIFDFDLIKEFLNTHKDFKVLFDGMHGVTGPYGVDIFVNELGLPSSSTMNCVPSPDFNGGHPDPNLVYAHELVEAVDKNGIHFGAASDGDGDRNMIYGANTFVSPGDSLAIISHHAKLIPYFQKQGVYGLARSMPTSGAVDLVAKAQGLQSYEVPTGWKFFCNLFDNKKISICGEESFGTGSNHIREKDGLWAIVAWLNIIAGVAKEKPDQTPSIASIQNDFWQAYGRTFFTRYDYENVDSDGANKVIAILSDKVANKDSFVGSTVSGRKVTDVGNFSYTDLDGSVSKNQGLYAKFDDGSRIIVRLSGTGSSGATIRLYIEKYESDKSKFGLTASEYLKDNVALALSLLNFKEFIGREEPDVRT from the exons ATGTCCATCCAGACCGTCTCCTTCCAATCCTTTACTGACCAGAAGCCGGGAAC CTCCGGTCTTCGTAAGAAGGTCAAGGTCTTCCAGCAGCCCAACTACTCCGAATCCTTTATCACCAgcatcctcctctccatcccTGAAGGTGCCAAGGACgccttcctcgtcattgGTGGCGACGGCCGTTACTATAACCCTGAGGCCATCCAGAAGATCGCTAAGATCAGTGCCGCTTATGGCGTCAAGAAGCTCCTTGTCGGCCAGAACGGCATCTTGAGCACCCCCGCTGCCAGTAATCTTATCCGTGTACGGAAGGCCACCGGTGGCATTCTGTTGACTGCCAGCCACAACCCCGGTG GTCCCAATGCCGACTTTGGTATCAAGTACAACCTGTCCAACGGTGCCCCCGCCCCCGAGACAGTCACCAACAAGATCTACGAAACTTCCAAGACCCTCACCTCCTATAACTACGCTGAGATCCCCGAGCTTGATCTTTCCAGTATTGGCTCCAAGACCTACGGCCccttggaggtggaggttgTCCATTCGACCTCCGACTATGtcaagatgatgaaggagattTTCGACTTCGACTTGATCAAGGAGTTCCTCAACACCCACAAGGACTTCAAGGTTCTGTTTGATGGCATGCACGGTGTCACCGGGCCCTACGGCGTCGATATCTTCGTCAACGAGCTTGGTctgcccagcagcagcaccatGAACTGTGTCCCTAGCCCTGACTTCAACGGTGGTCACCCTGACCCCAACCTGGTCTATGCCCATGAGTTGGTTGAGGCTGTTGACAAGAACGGTATCCACTTCGGTGCCGCTAGCGATGGTGACGGTGACCGCAACATGATCTACGGTGCTAACACCTTTGTGTCCCCCGGTGACAGCTTGGCCATCATCTCCCACCACGCCAAGCTGATTCCCTACTTCCAGAAGCAGGGTGTTTACGGTTTGGCCCGCTCCATGCCCACATCCGGTGCTGTCGACCTGGTTGCCAAGGCACAGGGTCTGCAGAGCTACGAGGTGCCCACCGGCTGGAAGTTCTTCTGCAACCTGTTTGACAACAAGAAGATCTCGATCTGCGGTGAGGAGAGCTTCGGTACTGGTAGCAACCACATCCGTGAGAAGGATGGTCTGTGGGCCATCGTCGCCTGGTTGAACATCATCGCTGGTGTGGCCAAGGAGAAGCCGGACCAGACCCCCAGCATTGCATCCATCCAGAACGATTTCTGGCAGGCCTATGGCCGTACTTTCTTCACCCGCTACGACTACGAGAACGTTGACAGCGATGGTGCCAACAAGGTTATTGCTATCCTATCTGACAAGGTCGCCAACAAGGACAGCTTCGTCGGTTCCACCGTGTCCGGCCGCAAGGTCACCGATGTGGGCAACTTCTCCTACACCGACCTGGACGGCAGCGTGTCCAAGAACCAGGGCCTGTACGCTAAGTTCGATGATGGCAGCCGTATCATCGTCCGTCTGTCCGGCACCGGCAGCAGCGGTGCCACGATCCGTCTGTACATTGAGAAGTACGAGAGCGACAAGAGCAAGTTTGGCCTGACTGCGTCCGAGTACCTGAAGGACAACGTTGCTCTCGCCCTCTCTCTGCTCAACTTCAAGGAGTTCATCGGCCGCGAGGAGCCTGACGTCCGCACTTAA
- a CDS encoding putative dehydrogenase (NAD binding Rossmann fold oxidoreductase, putative) — protein sequence MGDPNPPTSHDLSLSSPSPPHAHSAKSLRFLVIGAGSRGNAYARAVTNATSGMIHAIAEPHPFKRQEFGRNYIWGDSGTPKDGQEFKDWRDWLRWEVKRRAQSSTTVTNGTNCATLGVDGVFICTLDETHVEILQAIAPLQLHILCEKPLALSLSDCLTVYRALLPKEEGGLSPSSSPSTIFSIGHVLRYSPHNILLRKLLLEDRTIGDIVSMEHCEPVGWWHFAHSYVRGNWRRATPEGDGSLLTKSCHDLDFILWLLCSPPPLPADANLSAQQQQEYFKRQQPHLPRTISSSGSLTQFRKSRKPRAATTATNCLSCPAERQCNYSAIKIYRDMHVVRADYEWPVNIVCPDIEDVVRSTSSLSEEEQIRAAEAHLLRRLEEDYSPETEDKDIAARPWYGRCVYESDNNVCDDQVVTLTWDDEPLDFNTTINDYYPRTSKTAIFHMIAPTEKQCERRGRVYGTQGEITYDSRNIDIYSFATRSTRSIEVPRQPPEEKESHGGGDYGLARSFVRAVDAVINQGWEVERAQRCFVGCTLEEAVRSHAVVFAAEEARREEKVVRWKDWWEGKLRDSLRTRSACD from the coding sequence atgggcgATCCTAATCCCCCGACTTCTCACGATCTTTCCTtatcttccccttccccacCTCACGCTCATTCCGCCAAATCACTTCGTTTCCTTGTCATCGGCGCTGGTTCGCGAGGCAATGCTTACGCCCGGGCCGTCACAAATGCCACCTCAGGCATGATTCACGCGATTGCTGAGCCACATCCCTTCAAACGACAGGAATTTGGCCGCAATTATATCTGGGGCGACAGCGGTACACCAAAGGACGGTCAGGAGTTCAAAGACTGGCGAGATTGGCTGCGATGGGAAGTCAAACGGCGAGCACAGAGTAGTACTACTGTGACTAATGGGACGAATTGTGCGACCCTTGGAGTAGACGGCGTGTTCATCTGCACACTGGACGAAACCCACGTTGAGATTCTACAAGCCATCGCCCCGTTACAGCTTCACATTTTGTGCGAGAAGCCGCTCGCCCTCTCACTATCCGACTGCTTGACCGTCTACCGCGCCCTACtaccaaaggaagaagggggCTTAtcaccctcctcttccccaTCAACCATCTTTTCAATAGGCCACGTCCTCCGATACAGTCCGcacaacatcctcctccGAAAGCTCCTCCTCGAGGACCGTACCATCGGCGACATCGTCTCAATGGAACACTGCGAACCGGTTGGATGGTGGCACTTCGCACACAGCTACGTCCGCGGGAACTGGCGACGAGCAACGCCCGAAGGCGACGGCTCCCTGCTCACCAAATCCTGTCACGACCTCGACTTCATCCTCTGGCTTCTTTGTTCCCCGCCACCACTCCCCGCAGACGCCAACCTCTCTGcacaacagcagcaggagtACTTCAAGCGCCAACAACCGCATCTCCCGcgcaccatctcctcctctggCTCCCTGACCCAGTTTCGCAAATCCAGAAAACCCCGCGCCGCCACTACGGCAACAAACTGCCTCTCTTGTCCCGCGGAGAGGCAATGTAACTATAGCGCCATCAAGATCTACCGCGACATGCACGTCGTAAGAGCCGACTACGAATGGCCTGTCAACATCGTCTGTCCAGATATCGAGGATGTAGTCCGGAGCACCTCCTCTCTGTCCGAGGAAGAACAGATCAGAGCAGCAGAGGCCCACCTCCTCCGTCGTCTGGAAGAAGATTACTCTCCCGAAACAGAAGATAAGGATATCGCCGCGAGACCCTGGTACGGTCGGTGCGTTTACGAATCCGATAACAATGTTTGCGACGACCAGGTCGTCACTCTTACCTGGGATGATGAACCCCTTGACTTCAACACAACTATCAATGACTATTATCCACGAACTTCTAAAACAGCCATATTCCATATGATCGCACCAACAGAGAAACAGTGTGAACGGCGAGGTCGTGTTTACGGTACCCAGGGTGAAATCACTTACGATTCGCGGAATATTGATATTTACAGCTTCGCGACCCGGTCAACCCGGTCTATTGAGGTGCCGCGGCAGCCGCCCGAAGAGAAGGAGTCTCATGGTGGAGGCGACTACGGTCTGGCGAGGAGCTTTGTCCGTGCCGTGGATGCCGTGATTAATCAGGGGTGGGAGGTTGAGCGTGCGCAGAGGTGCTTCGTGGGCTGTACGCTGGAGGAAGCGGTGAGGAGTCATGCGGTTGTGTTCGCGGCGGAAGAGGcgaggagggaggagaaggtggttCGGTGGAAGGATTGGTGGGAGGGGAAGCTTCGAGATTCGCTGAGGACGAGGTCGGCTTGTGATTAA
- a CDS encoding putative microtubule associated protein EB1, with amino-acid sequence MGESRQELLAWLNNLLQLNLTKVEQCGTGAALCQVFDSIFMDVPMSRVKFNVNAEYGYLQNFKVLQNVFARHQVDKPIPVQQLTKCRMQDNLEFLQWTKKYWDQHFPGGDYDAVARRKASGAPPAAAGSRAGAASAGATRRGATPTGAVARPRVAAASGPNVSALQQEIATQKEAIGGLEKERDFYFAKLRDIELLLQSAIEADPELEKDDDSLVKHIQGILYSTEEGFEIPAEEGAADELETF; translated from the exons ATGGGCGAATCTAG ACAAGAGCTTCTGGCATGGCTCAACAACCTGTTGCAGCTAAACCTTACGAAGGTTGAGCAGTGCGGAACGGG TGCGGCTCTCTGTCAAGTCTTCGACTCGATCTTTA TGGATGTCCCCATGTCCCGTGTGAAATTCAACGTCAATGCCGAGTATGGCTACCTTCAAAATTTCAAGGTCCTTCAAA ACGTGTTTGCTCGCCACCAGGTAGACAAGCCAATTCCCGTGCAACAACTTACCAAATGCCGCATGCAGGACAACCTTGAATTCCTGCAGTGGACGAAGAAATATTGGGACCAGCACTTCCCTGGTGGTGACTACGATGCTGTTGCTCGTCGGAAGGCTTCGGGTgctcctcctgctgctgctggttcTCGCGCAGGCGCAGCCTCAGCTGGAGCCACACGGCGGGGAGCTACGCCTACCGGTGCCGTAGCTCGTCCACGAGTCGCGGCAGCAAGCGGGCCTAACGTGTCTGCATTGCAGCAAGAGATTGCGACTCAGAAGGAAGCTATTGGCgggttggagaaggagcgGGATTTCTATTTTGCTAAGCTCCGAGACATTGAGCTGTTGCTGCAAAGTGCCATCGAGGCAGACCCcgagttggagaaggatgacGATTCGTTGGTGAAGCACATTCAAGGCATTCTGTACTCGACAGAG GAAGGATTTGAGATCCCAGCTGAAGAGGGCGCTGCGGATGAACTGGAGACATTCTAA
- a CDS encoding WD40-repeat-containing domain protein: MSPREAATLPSRRRPSLSFRPRPRTATSSTHQTTRLENDVWGGGSAVDAADDEGQVLEEMNHFPEPVPRRREARSFSSLRHPVDGLRALGRRLSVTIRNKSSRHSAHHHQDDLGDLNHEPEFTPRNRHSWCKGTNIDRRFSHHSVSGLHGFYAPTAPVRAPIPGNGSEPPILPDDIYAGAAARAAAVVQNELFRIERDGAKYSDMGLTRDSESGIGIDLRDRSELSDTDLAFLRLDPVTHLPPEVMSHIFTYLDPQSLMQCESVSHAWSEQASSRHIWRHVFRHTYGHSRPVGASKKKRSAGLGKSLPDQDWKRMFLVRRALEQRWKEGKAAAIYLHGHKDSVYCAQFDEDKIITGSRDRTIRVWDAHYPWPCRKIIGPPPGDIAGIGPVNNMSQQSSGKPPFLTICPPPTLSAGITTPVEQASEYHSASILCLQFDDEIMVTGSSDYTCIVWDIQNDYQPIRRLEGHRAGVLDVCFDDRYIVSCSKDTTICVWDRQTGALRQRLVGHRGPVNAVQLRGDLIVSASGDGVAKLWNITSGHCVKEFHSKDRGLACVEFSEDARTILTGGNDQVIYQFDANTGDMVNELKGHEGLVRSLHLDSAGQRIVSGSYDMSVKVFDAQTGELSIDLPGWTTSWMLSVKSDYRRILATSQDSRAVIMDFGYGLDGIELLEE, encoded by the exons ATGTCACCACGTGAGGCTGCAACACTTCCCTCCCGACGACGtccttccctctccttcagACCTCGACCTCGCACAGCTACCTCGTCGACTCATCAGACTACCCGTTTAGAAAACGACGTATGGGGTGGAGGGTCCGCTGTCGATGCAGCCGATGATGAGGGGCAGGTGTTGGAGGAAATGAATCATTTCCCTGAACCAGTTCCCAGGCGCCGAGAAGCGAGAAGCTTCTCCAGTCTACGCCATCCTGTTGATGGCTTGCGCGCTTTAGGCCGCCGCTTATCGGTCACGATCCGGAATAAGTCTTCCAGGCACTCggctcatcatcatcaagatGACCTGGGCGACTTGAACCATGAGCCGGAATTCACCCCTAGAAATAGGCATTCATGGTGCAAGGGTACCAATATCGACCGCCGATTTTCGCATCACAGCGTATCGGGGCTGCACGGCTTTTATGCACCAACTGCGCCTGTCCGTGCTCCGATTCCAGGCAATGGCTCGGAGCCCCCCATTCTTCCAGACGATATCTATGCAGGCGCGGCCGCTCGGGCGGCCGCTGTAGTCCAGAACGAACTGTTCAGGATTGAGAGGGATGGTGCAAAGTACTCCGACATGGGACTGACGAGAGATTCGGAGAGCGGCATTGGTATCGATCTGCGTGACCGCTCCGAACTCTCTGACACGGATCTGGCCTTTTTGCGCCTCGATCCGGTAACCCATCTACCACCAGAGGTCATGTCACATATTTTTACTTATCTCGACCCCCAGTCACTTATGCAATGTGAATCGGTCTCTCACGCTTGGAGTGAGCAGGCCTCCTCCCGGCATATTTGGAGACATGTGTTCCGTCACACCTATGGACATAGTCGCCCTGTCGGCGCCTCGAAGAAAAAGCGATCTGCCGGTTTAGGAAAATCTCTCCCAGACCAAGACTGGAAGAGAATGTTTCTTGTCCGCCGCGCCCTGGAGCAGCGGTGGAAGGAAGGCAAGGCTGCTGCTATTTATCTCCACGGACACAAAGACAGCGTGTATTGTGCACAATTTGATGA GGACAAAATCATTACGGGATCTCGTGATCGAACCATCAGAGTGTGGGATGCTCATTATCCTTGGCCATGCCGCAAGATTATTGGACCTCCTCCAGGAGATATTGCCGGTATTGGGCCTGTCAATAACATGTCCCAGCAGTCATCTGGGAAGCCACCCTTTCTTACAATCTGCCCCCCGCCGACGCTCTCCGCTGGGATTACCACCCCGGTTGAACAAGCTTCAGAATACCATAGTGCATCCATCCTCTGCCTTCAATTCGATGACGAGATCATGGTCACGGGGTCATCTGACTATACCTGCATTGTTTGGGATATTCAGAATGACTATCAGCCTATTCGCCGCCTGGAAGGCCACCGGGCAGGTGTGCTAGATGTGTGCTTTGATGATCGTTATATTGTTTCTTGTTCGAAGGATACTACCATCTGTGTTTGGGATCGGCAGACTGGAGCTCTCCGTCAAAGGCTTGTCGGCCACCGGGGCCCTGTCAACGCAGTTCAGCTACGTGGCGATTTAATTGTCTCTGCGAGCGGAGACGGCGTCGCCAAACTGTGGAACATCACGTCTGGCCACTGTGTCAAAGAATTTCACAGTAAAGATCGCGGACTAGCATGCGTTGAGTTTAGTGAAGATGCCAGGACTATCCTCACCGGTGGTAACGATCAAGTTATATATCAGTTTGATGCAAACACTGGTGATATGGTCAATGAGCTGAAAGGCCACGAAGGGCTAGTCCGGTCTCTGCACCTGGACAGTGCGGGACAGCGGATCGTCAGCGGAAGTTACGATATGAGCGTTAAGGTCTTTGACGCGCAGACTGGGGAGTTGTCAATTGACCTACCCGGCTGGACCACCAGCTGGATGTTGAGTGTGAAGTCGGACTATCGACGCATCCTGGCCACAAGCCAGGATTCTCGAGCTGTCATCATGGACTTTGGCTATGGACTAGATGGCATTGAATTGTTAGAGGAATAG
- a CDS encoding oxidoreductase, zinc-binding protein (NADP-dependent alcohol dehydrogenase 6): protein MPYPEEAEGFQVDSPDTYTNFNRRFFKLKPFGDYDVDIKIEACGVCGSDLHTISGGWGDQKFPLCVGHEIIGRAIRVGPKVTLIQEGQRVGVGAQSYSCGECKQCKNDNETYCPVLMMDTYGSEWPETGIVSQGGYSSHVRTHEHWVFPIPEQLETNLVAPMLCAGLTAYSPLVRNGAGPGKKVGIVGLGGIGHFGIMFAKALGAETWAISRSRAKEADARKLGADGYIATAEEGWEKDHLCSFDLIINCASSSQGFDLAKYLSLMDVHGRWISVGLPEEDGQVIKAQNLIANGVLIGASHLGSRREMLDMLKLAADKGLRGWVEELQIGEEGLKEAMVRMKKGDVHYRFTMTGYDKVFA, encoded by the exons ATGCCTTATCCCGAGGAAGCTGAGGGTTTCCAGGTCGACAGCCCTGATACCTATACCAACTTCAACAGACGATTC TTCAAGTTGAAGCCCTTTGGTGACTATG ACGTTGATATCAAGATCGAGGCTTGTGGTGTCTGCGGAAGTGATCTGCACACTATCAGCG GTGGATGGGGAGATCAGAAATTCCCTCTTTGCGTGGGTCATG AAATCATCGGCAGAGCAATTCGCGTCGGACCCAAGGTCACATTGATCCAAGAAGGCCAGCGCGTCGGTGTTGGCGCCCAGTCATACTCCTGCGGTGAGTGCAAGCAATGCAAGAACGACAACGAGACCTACTGCCCCGTCCTCATGATGGATACCTACGGCTCTGAGTGGCCTGAGACTGGCATCGTTAGCCAAGGTGGATACTCGTCGCATGTGCGCACTCACGAACACTGGGTATTTCCCATCCCCGAACAACTCGAAACCAACCTTGTCGCCCCCATGCTATGTGCCGGCCTGACCGCATATTCACCGCTGGTGCGTAACGGCGCCGGGCCTGGCAAGAAAGTGGGAATTGTGGGACTGGGTGGAATCGGTCACTTTGGCATCATGTTTGCCAAAGCCCTTGGAGCAGAGACTTGGGCTATTTCCCGGTCTCGCGCCAAGGAGGCCGATGCACGAAAGTTGGGAGCGGATGGATACATTGCTACGGCGGAGGAAGGTTGGGAGAAGGATCACTTGTGCTCGTTTGATCTGATCATCAACTGCGCTAGCTCTTCTCAGGGCTTTGACCTGGCTAAGTATTTGTCTCTCATGGACGTCCATGGTCGCTGGATTAGCGTCGGACTTCCCGAGGAAGATGGTCAGGTCATCAAGGCACAGAACCTGATCGCGAACGGAGTCTTGATTGGGGCTAGCCACTTGGGTAGCCGGCGGGAAATGTTGGATATGCTCAAGTTAGCAGCAGACAAAGGTCTACGGGGATGGGTCGAGGAGCTGCAGATTGGCGAGGAGGGACTCAAGGAAGCCATGGTCCGAATGAAGAAGGGAGATGTTCATTATCGTTTTACGATGACCGGGTACGACAAAGTGTTTGCTTGA
- a CDS encoding dihydrodipicolinate synthetase family protein (dihydrodipicolinate synthase-like protein), protein MASRTPLRPGVYAPTMTFFNPDTEDLDTPTIRRHAVRLAKAGLVGLVTMGSNGEAVHLTREERKTVIRETRSALVEAGFSNVPVITGASEQSIRGTIDLCKESAEAGAEYALIVPPSYYRYAVGNDETLYEYFTAVADGSPLPLILYNYPGAVSGIDMDSDLIIRISQHPNIVGTKFTCANTGKLTRVATALNAITPESPLTPKRKNVSTKKVENHPYVAFGGIADFSLQTLASGGSAILAGGANVLPRLCVQIFNLWSAGRFTEAMETQQLLSAADWVLTKTAIPGTKGAIQSYYGYGGYPRRPLGRLSEAKTQEVADNIKEAMEVERSLPDIA, encoded by the coding sequence ATGGCGTCCCGTACCCCCCTTCGCCCCGGAGTTTACGCTCCTACCATGACCTTTTTCAACCCTGACACTGAAGACCTCGACACCCCTACCATCCGTCGTCATGCTGTCCGTCTTGCCAAGGCCGGTCTGGTCGGTCTGGTCACCATGGGCTCCAACGGAGAAGCAGTTCATCTGACCCGTGAGGAGCGCAAGACCGTCATTCGCGAGACACGATCTGCACTCGTGGAGGCTGGCTTCTCCAACGTACCTGTCATCACCGGAGCCAGCGAGCAGAGCATTCGCGGCACAATTGATCTGTGCAAAGAATCCGCCGAAGCCGGTGCGGAGTATGCTCTCATTGTCCCTCCAAGCTACTACCGCTACGCTGTCGGCAACGACGAGACCCTGTATGAGTACTTTACCGCAGTGGCAGATGGTTCTCCTCTGCCATTGATTCTGTATAACTACCCCGGTGCTGTGTCTGGGATCGACATGGACTCGGACCTGATCATCCGCATCTCACAACACCCTAACATCGTGGGCACTAAGTTCACCTGCGCCAACACAGGCAAATTGACTCGTGTCGCTACCGCTCTCAATGCCATCACCCCTGAATCGCCTCTGACTCCTAAGCGCAAGAATGTCTCGACCAAGAAAGTCGAGAACCATCCTTATGTAGCCTTTGGTGGCATTGCAGACTTTTCTCTGCAGACCTTGGCCTCTGGTGGTTCCGCCATTCTGGCTGGTGGTGCCAATGTCCTTCCCCGTTTGTGTGTACAGATTTTCAACCTTTGGAGCGCTGGTCGCTTTACAGAGGCTATGGAAACTCAGCAGCTGCTGAGTGCTGCCGATTGGGTACTCACGAAGACTGCCATCCCAGGTACCAAGGGTGCCATTCAGTCGTATTATGGTTACGGTGGCTATCCTCGCCGGCCTTTGGGACGCCTGAGCGAGGCTAAGACGCAAGAGGTAGCTGATAACATCAAAGAAGCTATGGAGGTGGAGCGGTCGTTGCCTGATATTGCATAA
- a CDS encoding putative NAD binding Rossmann fold oxidoreductase (unnamed protein product), whose amino-acid sequence MAPPSVLMVGTGEYTTGYVGGTASTSDKKVGVVGLTLFDLRRRGKVGNLSMVGVSGRKFPGIRSHLQKNISDVYNGLDVSFTSYPADDQTDPDAYKAAIDALDPGSAITIFTPDPTHFPIALYAIQRKIHVLITKPATQLLSDHLTLLEEARKNGVFVFIEHHKRFDPAYSDARAKARNLGDFNYFYSYMSQPKSQLETFKAWAGKDSDISYYLNSHHIDINESMVPEYAPVKVTASASKGTALDLGCVNETEDTITLLVEWRKKSDPSRVATGVYTASWTAPQKAGVHSNQYFHYMGSKGEIRINQAKRGYDVTEDEQGLIWLNPFYMRYAPDEDGNFSGQTGYGYISFEKFIDAVTAVNEGRVTLDQLDARPLPTLKNTIATTAILHAGRISLDERRPVEIVTEGDKWELK is encoded by the exons ATGGCTCCTCCTAGTGTATTGATG GTGGGTACGGGCGAGTACACCACAGGCTACGTCGGCGGCACAGCATCGACATCCGACAAAAAGGTCGGCGTAGTAGGCCTGACGCTCTTCGACCTGCGCCGACGAGGCAAAGTCGGCAACCTGAGCATGGTAGGAGTGTCTGGACGCAAATTCCCCGGAATCC GCTCCCACCTCCAAAAGAATATCTCCGACGTCTACAACGGCCTCGACGTCTCCTTCACTTCCTACCCAGCAGACGACCAAACCGACCCAGACGCCTACAAGGCCGCTATCGATGCCCTCGACCCCGGCTCAGCAATCACAATCTTCACCCCCGATCCAACCCACTTCCCCATCGCCCTCTACGCCATACAGCGCAAGATCCACGTCCTGATCACCAAGCCCGCAACCCAGCTCCTGTCTGACCACCTCACGCTCCTCGAAGAAGCCCGCAAGAACGgtgtcttcgtcttcatcgagCACCACAAGCGCTTCGACCCAGCGTACTCCGACGCGCGCGCGAAGGCCCGCAACCTGGGCGACTTCAACTACTTCTACAGTTACATGAGCCAGCCCAAGAGCCAGCTGGAGACATTCAAGGCCTGGGCCGGCAAGGACAGCGATATCTCATACTATTTGAACTCGCACCATATCGATATCAACGAGAGCATGGTGCCCGAGTATGCGCCGGTGAAGGTCACGGCGTCGGCGTCGAAGGGTACGGCGCTGGATTTGGGCTGTGTAAATGAGACGGAGGATACGATTACACTGCTGGTGGAGTGGAGGAAAAAGAGCGATCCCTCGCGTGTTGCGACGGGCGTTTATACTGCTTCTTGGACGGCGCCGCAGAAGGCGGGTGTGCATTCGAACCAGTATTTCCATT ATATGGGCTCAAAGGGTGAGATCCGCATTAACCAGGCCAAGCGTGGCTACGATGTCACTGAGGATGAGCAGGGCTTGATCTGGCTCAACCC CTTCTATATGCGCTATGCACCTGACGAGGACGGCAACTTCAGCGGCCAAACTGGCTACGGCTACATTAGCTTCGAGAAGTTCATTGACGCCGTCACGGCAGTCAATGAGGGTCGGGTAACACTGGATCAGCTCGATGCCAGACCACTCCCGACACTCAAGAACACAATTGCGACCACGGCTATTCTGCATGCGGGACGGATCTCGCTGGACGAGAGACGGCCTGTCGAGATCGTGACCGAGGGCGACAAGTGGGAGTTGAAGTGA